One genomic region from Prionailurus bengalensis isolate Pbe53 chromosome C1, Fcat_Pben_1.1_paternal_pri, whole genome shotgun sequence encodes:
- the RCC1 gene encoding regulator of chromosome condensation isoform X3 — MERMPPKRIAKRRSPPEDALPKSKKVKVSHRSHSTEPGMVLTLGQGDVGQLGLGENVMERKKPALVPIPEDIVQAEAGGMHTVCLSKSGQVYSFGCNDEGALGRDTSVEGSEMVPGKVELQEKVVQVSAGDSHTAALTEDGRVFLWGSFRDNNGVIGLLEPMKKSMVPVQVQLTMPVVKVASGNDHLVMLTADGDLYTLGCGEQGQLGRVPELFANRGGRQGLERLLVPKCVMLKSRGSRGHVRFQDAFCGAYFTFAISCEGHVYGFGLSNYHQLGTPGTESCFVPQNLTSFKNSTKSWVGFSGGQHHTVCMDSEGKAYSLGRAEYGRLGLGEGAEEKSIPTLISRLPAVSSVACGASVGYAVTKDGRVFAWGMGTNYQLGTGQEEDAWSPVEMTGKQLENRVVLSVSSGGQHTVLLVKDKEQS, encoded by the exons ATG GAAAGGATGCCACCCAAGCGTATAGCTAAGAGAAGGTCACCTCCAGAGGATGCTCTCCCCAAAAGCAAGAAGGTGAAGG TCTCACATAGGTCCCACAGCACAGAACCAGGCATGGTGCTGACACTGGGCCAGGGCGATGTGGGCCAGCTGGGGCTGGGCGAGAATgtgatggaaaggaagaagccagCCCTGGTGCCCATTCCGGAGGACATTGTgcaggctgaggctgggggcatGCATACCGTGTGTCTAAGCAAAAGCGGCCAG GTCTACTCCTTCGGCTGCAATGATGAGGGTGCCCTGGGAAGGGACACATCAGTAGAGGGCTCAGAGATGGTTCCCGGGAAAGTGGAACTACAAGAGAAAGTGGTACAGGTGTCGGCAGGAGACAGTCACACAGCAGCCCTCACTGAGGATGGCCGAGTTTTCCTCTGGGGCTCCTTCAGG GACAATAATGGTGTGATTGGACTCTTGGAGCCCATGAAGAAGAGCATGGTACCTGTGCAAGTGCAGCTGACAATGCCTGTAGTGAAGGTGGCCTCAG GAAATGACCACTTGGTGATGCTGACAGCTGATGGTGACCTCTACACTTTGGGCTGCGGGGAGCAGGGCCAGCTGGGCCGTGTGCCTGAATTATTTGCCAACCGTGGTGGCCGGCAGGGCCTTG AACGACTCTTGGTCCCCAAGTGTGTGATGCTGAAATCCAGAGGAAGCCGGGGTCACGTGAGATTCCAGGATGCCTTCTGTGGTGCCTACTTCACTTTTGCCATCTCCTGCGAGGGTCATGTATATGGATTTGGCCTCTCCAACTATCATCAGCTTG GAACCCCAGGCACAGAATCTTGCTTTGTACCCCAAAATTTGACATCCTTCAAGAACTCTACCAAGTCCTGGGTGGGCTTCTCTGGTGGCCAGCATCATACAGTCTGCATGGATTCAGAAG gaAAAGCATACAGCCTGGGTCGCGCTGAGTATGGGCGGCTGGGCCTTGGGGAGGGTGCTGAGGAGAAGAGCATACCCACCCTCAtctccaggctccctgctgtttCCTCAGTAGCTTGTGGGGCCTCCGTAGGGTATGCCGTGACCAAGGATG GTCGTGTTTTTGCCTGGGGCATGGGCACCAACTACCAGCTGGGCACGGGGCAGGAAGAGGATGCCTGGAGCCCTGTGGAGATGACAGGCAAACAGCTGGAGAACCGTGTGGTCTTATCTGTGTCCAGTGGTGGCCAGCACACAGTCTTACTAGTCAAGGACAAGGAACAGAGCTGA
- the RCC1 gene encoding regulator of chromosome condensation isoform X1 produces MERMPPKRIAKRRSPPEDALPKSKKVKDPRNQAVRSAASRRVPGAHGPSPPDQKTRPVSHRSHSTEPGMVLTLGQGDVGQLGLGENVMERKKPALVPIPEDIVQAEAGGMHTVCLSKSGQVYSFGCNDEGALGRDTSVEGSEMVPGKVELQEKVVQVSAGDSHTAALTEDGRVFLWGSFRDNNGVIGLLEPMKKSMVPVQVQLTMPVVKVASGNDHLVMLTADGDLYTLGCGEQGQLGRVPELFANRGGRQGLERLLVPKCVMLKSRGSRGHVRFQDAFCGAYFTFAISCEGHVYGFGLSNYHQLGTPGTESCFVPQNLTSFKNSTKSWVGFSGGQHHTVCMDSEGKAYSLGRAEYGRLGLGEGAEEKSIPTLISRLPAVSSVACGASVGYAVTKDGRVFAWGMGTNYQLGTGQEEDAWSPVEMTGKQLENRVVLSVSSGGQHTVLLVKDKEQS; encoded by the exons ATG GAAAGGATGCCACCCAAGCGTATAGCTAAGAGAAGGTCACCTCCAGAGGATGCTCTCCCCAAAAGCAAGAAGGTGAAGG ACCCTCGTAACCAGGCAGTGAGGTCCGCTGCCTCCCGTCGTGTTCCAGGTGCCCACGGGCCGAGCCCTCCTGACCAGAAAACCCGACCAG TCTCACATAGGTCCCACAGCACAGAACCAGGCATGGTGCTGACACTGGGCCAGGGCGATGTGGGCCAGCTGGGGCTGGGCGAGAATgtgatggaaaggaagaagccagCCCTGGTGCCCATTCCGGAGGACATTGTgcaggctgaggctgggggcatGCATACCGTGTGTCTAAGCAAAAGCGGCCAG GTCTACTCCTTCGGCTGCAATGATGAGGGTGCCCTGGGAAGGGACACATCAGTAGAGGGCTCAGAGATGGTTCCCGGGAAAGTGGAACTACAAGAGAAAGTGGTACAGGTGTCGGCAGGAGACAGTCACACAGCAGCCCTCACTGAGGATGGCCGAGTTTTCCTCTGGGGCTCCTTCAGG GACAATAATGGTGTGATTGGACTCTTGGAGCCCATGAAGAAGAGCATGGTACCTGTGCAAGTGCAGCTGACAATGCCTGTAGTGAAGGTGGCCTCAG GAAATGACCACTTGGTGATGCTGACAGCTGATGGTGACCTCTACACTTTGGGCTGCGGGGAGCAGGGCCAGCTGGGCCGTGTGCCTGAATTATTTGCCAACCGTGGTGGCCGGCAGGGCCTTG AACGACTCTTGGTCCCCAAGTGTGTGATGCTGAAATCCAGAGGAAGCCGGGGTCACGTGAGATTCCAGGATGCCTTCTGTGGTGCCTACTTCACTTTTGCCATCTCCTGCGAGGGTCATGTATATGGATTTGGCCTCTCCAACTATCATCAGCTTG GAACCCCAGGCACAGAATCTTGCTTTGTACCCCAAAATTTGACATCCTTCAAGAACTCTACCAAGTCCTGGGTGGGCTTCTCTGGTGGCCAGCATCATACAGTCTGCATGGATTCAGAAG gaAAAGCATACAGCCTGGGTCGCGCTGAGTATGGGCGGCTGGGCCTTGGGGAGGGTGCTGAGGAGAAGAGCATACCCACCCTCAtctccaggctccctgctgtttCCTCAGTAGCTTGTGGGGCCTCCGTAGGGTATGCCGTGACCAAGGATG GTCGTGTTTTTGCCTGGGGCATGGGCACCAACTACCAGCTGGGCACGGGGCAGGAAGAGGATGCCTGGAGCCCTGTGGAGATGACAGGCAAACAGCTGGAGAACCGTGTGGTCTTATCTGTGTCCAGTGGTGGCCAGCACACAGTCTTACTAGTCAAGGACAAGGAACAGAGCTGA
- the RCC1 gene encoding regulator of chromosome condensation isoform X2: MPPKRIAKRRSPPEDALPKSKKVKDPRNQAVRSAASRRVPGAHGPSPPDQKTRPVSHRSHSTEPGMVLTLGQGDVGQLGLGENVMERKKPALVPIPEDIVQAEAGGMHTVCLSKSGQVYSFGCNDEGALGRDTSVEGSEMVPGKVELQEKVVQVSAGDSHTAALTEDGRVFLWGSFRDNNGVIGLLEPMKKSMVPVQVQLTMPVVKVASGNDHLVMLTADGDLYTLGCGEQGQLGRVPELFANRGGRQGLERLLVPKCVMLKSRGSRGHVRFQDAFCGAYFTFAISCEGHVYGFGLSNYHQLGTPGTESCFVPQNLTSFKNSTKSWVGFSGGQHHTVCMDSEGKAYSLGRAEYGRLGLGEGAEEKSIPTLISRLPAVSSVACGASVGYAVTKDGRVFAWGMGTNYQLGTGQEEDAWSPVEMTGKQLENRVVLSVSSGGQHTVLLVKDKEQS, translated from the exons ATGCCACCCAAGCGTATAGCTAAGAGAAGGTCACCTCCAGAGGATGCTCTCCCCAAAAGCAAGAAGGTGAAGG ACCCTCGTAACCAGGCAGTGAGGTCCGCTGCCTCCCGTCGTGTTCCAGGTGCCCACGGGCCGAGCCCTCCTGACCAGAAAACCCGACCAG TCTCACATAGGTCCCACAGCACAGAACCAGGCATGGTGCTGACACTGGGCCAGGGCGATGTGGGCCAGCTGGGGCTGGGCGAGAATgtgatggaaaggaagaagccagCCCTGGTGCCCATTCCGGAGGACATTGTgcaggctgaggctgggggcatGCATACCGTGTGTCTAAGCAAAAGCGGCCAG GTCTACTCCTTCGGCTGCAATGATGAGGGTGCCCTGGGAAGGGACACATCAGTAGAGGGCTCAGAGATGGTTCCCGGGAAAGTGGAACTACAAGAGAAAGTGGTACAGGTGTCGGCAGGAGACAGTCACACAGCAGCCCTCACTGAGGATGGCCGAGTTTTCCTCTGGGGCTCCTTCAGG GACAATAATGGTGTGATTGGACTCTTGGAGCCCATGAAGAAGAGCATGGTACCTGTGCAAGTGCAGCTGACAATGCCTGTAGTGAAGGTGGCCTCAG GAAATGACCACTTGGTGATGCTGACAGCTGATGGTGACCTCTACACTTTGGGCTGCGGGGAGCAGGGCCAGCTGGGCCGTGTGCCTGAATTATTTGCCAACCGTGGTGGCCGGCAGGGCCTTG AACGACTCTTGGTCCCCAAGTGTGTGATGCTGAAATCCAGAGGAAGCCGGGGTCACGTGAGATTCCAGGATGCCTTCTGTGGTGCCTACTTCACTTTTGCCATCTCCTGCGAGGGTCATGTATATGGATTTGGCCTCTCCAACTATCATCAGCTTG GAACCCCAGGCACAGAATCTTGCTTTGTACCCCAAAATTTGACATCCTTCAAGAACTCTACCAAGTCCTGGGTGGGCTTCTCTGGTGGCCAGCATCATACAGTCTGCATGGATTCAGAAG gaAAAGCATACAGCCTGGGTCGCGCTGAGTATGGGCGGCTGGGCCTTGGGGAGGGTGCTGAGGAGAAGAGCATACCCACCCTCAtctccaggctccctgctgtttCCTCAGTAGCTTGTGGGGCCTCCGTAGGGTATGCCGTGACCAAGGATG GTCGTGTTTTTGCCTGGGGCATGGGCACCAACTACCAGCTGGGCACGGGGCAGGAAGAGGATGCCTGGAGCCCTGTGGAGATGACAGGCAAACAGCTGGAGAACCGTGTGGTCTTATCTGTGTCCAGTGGTGGCCAGCACACAGTCTTACTAGTCAAGGACAAGGAACAGAGCTGA
- the RCC1 gene encoding regulator of chromosome condensation isoform X4, with translation MPPKRIAKRRSPPEDALPKSKKVKVSHRSHSTEPGMVLTLGQGDVGQLGLGENVMERKKPALVPIPEDIVQAEAGGMHTVCLSKSGQVYSFGCNDEGALGRDTSVEGSEMVPGKVELQEKVVQVSAGDSHTAALTEDGRVFLWGSFRDNNGVIGLLEPMKKSMVPVQVQLTMPVVKVASGNDHLVMLTADGDLYTLGCGEQGQLGRVPELFANRGGRQGLERLLVPKCVMLKSRGSRGHVRFQDAFCGAYFTFAISCEGHVYGFGLSNYHQLGTPGTESCFVPQNLTSFKNSTKSWVGFSGGQHHTVCMDSEGKAYSLGRAEYGRLGLGEGAEEKSIPTLISRLPAVSSVACGASVGYAVTKDGRVFAWGMGTNYQLGTGQEEDAWSPVEMTGKQLENRVVLSVSSGGQHTVLLVKDKEQS, from the exons ATGCCACCCAAGCGTATAGCTAAGAGAAGGTCACCTCCAGAGGATGCTCTCCCCAAAAGCAAGAAGGTGAAGG TCTCACATAGGTCCCACAGCACAGAACCAGGCATGGTGCTGACACTGGGCCAGGGCGATGTGGGCCAGCTGGGGCTGGGCGAGAATgtgatggaaaggaagaagccagCCCTGGTGCCCATTCCGGAGGACATTGTgcaggctgaggctgggggcatGCATACCGTGTGTCTAAGCAAAAGCGGCCAG GTCTACTCCTTCGGCTGCAATGATGAGGGTGCCCTGGGAAGGGACACATCAGTAGAGGGCTCAGAGATGGTTCCCGGGAAAGTGGAACTACAAGAGAAAGTGGTACAGGTGTCGGCAGGAGACAGTCACACAGCAGCCCTCACTGAGGATGGCCGAGTTTTCCTCTGGGGCTCCTTCAGG GACAATAATGGTGTGATTGGACTCTTGGAGCCCATGAAGAAGAGCATGGTACCTGTGCAAGTGCAGCTGACAATGCCTGTAGTGAAGGTGGCCTCAG GAAATGACCACTTGGTGATGCTGACAGCTGATGGTGACCTCTACACTTTGGGCTGCGGGGAGCAGGGCCAGCTGGGCCGTGTGCCTGAATTATTTGCCAACCGTGGTGGCCGGCAGGGCCTTG AACGACTCTTGGTCCCCAAGTGTGTGATGCTGAAATCCAGAGGAAGCCGGGGTCACGTGAGATTCCAGGATGCCTTCTGTGGTGCCTACTTCACTTTTGCCATCTCCTGCGAGGGTCATGTATATGGATTTGGCCTCTCCAACTATCATCAGCTTG GAACCCCAGGCACAGAATCTTGCTTTGTACCCCAAAATTTGACATCCTTCAAGAACTCTACCAAGTCCTGGGTGGGCTTCTCTGGTGGCCAGCATCATACAGTCTGCATGGATTCAGAAG gaAAAGCATACAGCCTGGGTCGCGCTGAGTATGGGCGGCTGGGCCTTGGGGAGGGTGCTGAGGAGAAGAGCATACCCACCCTCAtctccaggctccctgctgtttCCTCAGTAGCTTGTGGGGCCTCCGTAGGGTATGCCGTGACCAAGGATG GTCGTGTTTTTGCCTGGGGCATGGGCACCAACTACCAGCTGGGCACGGGGCAGGAAGAGGATGCCTGGAGCCCTGTGGAGATGACAGGCAAACAGCTGGAGAACCGTGTGGTCTTATCTGTGTCCAGTGGTGGCCAGCACACAGTCTTACTAGTCAAGGACAAGGAACAGAGCTGA
- the LOC122480182 gene encoding tRNA selenocysteine 1-associated protein 1 isoform X4: MAASLWMGDLEPYMDENFISRAFATMGETVMSVKIIRNRLTGIPAGYCFVEFADLATAEKCLHKINGKPLPGATPAKRFKLNYATYGKQPDNSPEYSLFVGDLTPDVDDGMLYEFFVKVYPSCRGGKVVLDQTGVSKGYGFVKFTDELEQKRALTECQGAVGLGSKPVRLSVAIPKASRVKPVEYSQMYSYSYNQYYQQYQNYYAQWGYDQNTGSYSYSYPQYGYTQSTMQTPCRSWM, from the exons ATGGCGGCCAGCCTGTGGATGGGCGAT CTGGAGCCCTACATGGATGAGAATTTCATCTCCAGAGCCTTTGCCACCATGGGGGAGACCGTAATGAGCGTCAAAATAATCCGAAACCGCCTCACTGG AATCCCAGCTGGCTACTGTTTTGTAGAATTCGCAGATTTGGCCACAGCCGAGAAGTGTTTGCATAAAATTAATGGGAAACCCCTTCCCGGAGCCACACCT gcAAAACGTTTTAAACTGAACTATGCCACTTATGGGAAACAACCAGATAACAG CCCTGAGTACTCCCTGTTTGTGGGGGACCTGACCCCAGACGTGGATGACGGCATGCTGTATGAATTCTTCGTCAAAGTCTACCCCTCCTGTCGGGGAGGCAAGGTGGTTTTGGACCAGACAGGCGTGTCTAA GGGCTATGGTTTTGTGAAATTCACAGATGAACTGGAACAGAAGCGAGCTCTGACTGAGTGCCAGGGAGCAGTTGGCTTAGGGTCTAAACCAGTTCGGCTGAGTGTGGCAATCCCCAAAGC gAGCCGCGTGAAGCCAGTGGAATATAGTCAGATGTACAGTTACAGCTACAACCAGTATTACCAGCAGTACCAGAACTACTACGCCCAGTGGGGCTATGACCAGAACACAGGCAGCTACAGCTACAGCTACCCCCAGTATGGCTACACACAGAGCACCATGCAG